In the genome of Equus asinus isolate D_3611 breed Donkey chromosome 9, EquAss-T2T_v2, whole genome shotgun sequence, one region contains:
- the GIN1 gene encoding gypsy retrotransposon integrase-like protein 1 isoform X1, giving the protein MVRSGKNGDLHLKQIAYYKRTGEYHPTTLPSERSGIRRAAKKFVFKEKKLFYVGKDRKQNRLVIVSEEEKKKVLRECHENDSGAHHGISRTLTLVESTYYWTSVTNDVKQWVYACQHCQVAKNTVILAPKQHLLKVENPWSIVTVDLMGPFHTSNRSHVYAIIMTDLFTKWVVILPLCDVSASEISKAIINIFFLYGPPQKIIMDQRDEFIHQINVELRGLFGTKQIVISHASQTVNPTESTPSTIKTFLSKYCADHPDNWDDHLSAVSFAFNVTHVESTKNTPYFQMFNRNPCVPETSDILREVDGDNTSMFARILGAIKEADKIMENKTTSADQMEDNNFDELNKSKIIVKKKPKQLNPFHLKVGHEVLRQRKNWWKDGRFQSEWVGPCVIDYITESGCAVLRDNTGTRLKRPIKMSHLKPYVRESSEQDSLYLLQGSVVADHDYIGLPEIPVGAYQASILVEDATIGVVENELLTSSKDRELLEYRNAKISPLIEDHSTLEKQTFSLLDSSNLEYLT; this is encoded by the exons ATGGTCCGTAGTGGAAAAAATGGTGACCTTCATCTTAAACAGATTGCTTATTATAAACGAACTGGTGAATATCATCCAACTACTCTTCCCAGTGAGAGAAGTGGCATAAGAAGAGCAGCAAAAAAATTTGTCTTCAAAG AAAAAAAGCTGTTTTATGttggaaaagacagaaaacaaaatcgTTTGGTAATtgtttcagaagaagaaaaaaagaaagtcctaAGAGAATGCCATGAAAATGACTCTGGAGCCCATCATGGCATATCGAGAACCCTTACTCTAGTGGAATCCACTTACTATTGGACTTCTGTGACCAATGATGTCAAACAGTGG GTATATGCTTGTCAGCATTGTCAAGTGGCAAAAAATACAGTTATTCTAGCACCCAAACAGCACCTTCTCAAGGTGGAAAATCCATGGAGCATAGTTACTGTTGATCTAATGGGCCCATTTCATACAAGCaacagaagtcatgtgtatgctATAATCATGACAGATTTGTTCACAAAATGGGTTGTGATTTTGCCTCTATGTGATGTTTCAGCATCAGAAATTTCTAAAGCTAttatcaatatatttttcttatatggaCCTCCTCAGAAAATAATAATGGACCAAAGAGATGAGTTCATTCATCAG atCAATGTTGAACTTCGTGGATTGTTTGGCACAAAGCAAATTGTAATTTCTCATGCCTCCCAAACTGTGAATCCAACTGAAAGTACACCCAGCACCATCAAAACGTTTCTCTCCAAGTACTGTGCCGACCACCCAGACAACTGGGACGACCACCTGTCAGCCGTTTCATTTGCCTTCAATGTGACTCACGTG GAGTCTACTAAAAACACaccatattttcaaatgtttaatcgAAATCCTTGTGTGCCTGAGACTTCAGATATTCTTCGAGAAGTGGATGGTGATAATACAAGTATGTTTGCCAGAATTCTAGGTGCAATTAAAGAAGCTGATAAAATAATGGAGAATAAGACAACTTCAGCAGACCAG atGGAGGACAACAATTTTGATGaactaaataaaagcaaaatcattgttaaaaagaaaccaaagcaaTTAAATCCATTTCATCTAAAAGTGGGTCATGAAGTTTTAAGACAAAGGAAGAATTGGTGGAAGGATGGTCGTTTTCAGTCCGAATGGGTTGGTCCTTGTGTCATAGATTATATTACAGAAAGTGGATGTGCAGTTCTGAGAGACAACACTGGGACTAGACTTAAAAGACCTATCAAAATGTCCCACCTTAAGCCGTATGTGAGAGAATCCAGTGAACAAG ACAGTCTTTATCTCCTGCAAGGTTCAGTAGTGGCAGATCATGACTACATTGGATTGCCTGAAATTCCAGTTGGAGCATACCAAGCCAGTATTCTGGTAGAAGATGCAACTATTGGTGTAGTCGAGAATGAATTACTGACATCAAGCAAGGATCGTGAACTACTAGAATACAGAAATGCCAAAATCTCTCCATTGATAGAGGATCATAGTACTCTTGAAAAGCAGACTTTCAGTCTTTTGGACTCTTCAAACCTTGAGTACTTAACTTAG
- the GIN1 gene encoding gypsy retrotransposon integrase-like protein 1 isoform X2, which translates to MVRSGKNGDLHLKQIAYYKRTGEYHPTTLPSERSGIRRAAKKFVFKEKKLFYVGKDRKQNRLVIVSEEEKKKVLRECHENDSGAHHGISRTLTLVESTYYWTSVTNDVKQWINVELRGLFGTKQIVISHASQTVNPTESTPSTIKTFLSKYCADHPDNWDDHLSAVSFAFNVTHVESTKNTPYFQMFNRNPCVPETSDILREVDGDNTSMFARILGAIKEADKIMENKTTSADQMEDNNFDELNKSKIIVKKKPKQLNPFHLKVGHEVLRQRKNWWKDGRFQSEWVGPCVIDYITESGCAVLRDNTGTRLKRPIKMSHLKPYVRESSEQDSLYLLQGSVVADHDYIGLPEIPVGAYQASILVEDATIGVVENELLTSSKDRELLEYRNAKISPLIEDHSTLEKQTFSLLDSSNLEYLT; encoded by the exons ATGGTCCGTAGTGGAAAAAATGGTGACCTTCATCTTAAACAGATTGCTTATTATAAACGAACTGGTGAATATCATCCAACTACTCTTCCCAGTGAGAGAAGTGGCATAAGAAGAGCAGCAAAAAAATTTGTCTTCAAAG AAAAAAAGCTGTTTTATGttggaaaagacagaaaacaaaatcgTTTGGTAATtgtttcagaagaagaaaaaaagaaagtcctaAGAGAATGCCATGAAAATGACTCTGGAGCCCATCATGGCATATCGAGAACCCTTACTCTAGTGGAATCCACTTACTATTGGACTTCTGTGACCAATGATGTCAAACAGTGG atCAATGTTGAACTTCGTGGATTGTTTGGCACAAAGCAAATTGTAATTTCTCATGCCTCCCAAACTGTGAATCCAACTGAAAGTACACCCAGCACCATCAAAACGTTTCTCTCCAAGTACTGTGCCGACCACCCAGACAACTGGGACGACCACCTGTCAGCCGTTTCATTTGCCTTCAATGTGACTCACGTG GAGTCTACTAAAAACACaccatattttcaaatgtttaatcgAAATCCTTGTGTGCCTGAGACTTCAGATATTCTTCGAGAAGTGGATGGTGATAATACAAGTATGTTTGCCAGAATTCTAGGTGCAATTAAAGAAGCTGATAAAATAATGGAGAATAAGACAACTTCAGCAGACCAG atGGAGGACAACAATTTTGATGaactaaataaaagcaaaatcattgttaaaaagaaaccaaagcaaTTAAATCCATTTCATCTAAAAGTGGGTCATGAAGTTTTAAGACAAAGGAAGAATTGGTGGAAGGATGGTCGTTTTCAGTCCGAATGGGTTGGTCCTTGTGTCATAGATTATATTACAGAAAGTGGATGTGCAGTTCTGAGAGACAACACTGGGACTAGACTTAAAAGACCTATCAAAATGTCCCACCTTAAGCCGTATGTGAGAGAATCCAGTGAACAAG ACAGTCTTTATCTCCTGCAAGGTTCAGTAGTGGCAGATCATGACTACATTGGATTGCCTGAAATTCCAGTTGGAGCATACCAAGCCAGTATTCTGGTAGAAGATGCAACTATTGGTGTAGTCGAGAATGAATTACTGACATCAAGCAAGGATCGTGAACTACTAGAATACAGAAATGCCAAAATCTCTCCATTGATAGAGGATCATAGTACTCTTGAAAAGCAGACTTTCAGTCTTTTGGACTCTTCAAACCTTGAGTACTTAACTTAG
- the GIN1 gene encoding gypsy retrotransposon integrase-like protein 1 isoform X3 codes for MGPFHTSNRSHVYAIIMTDLFTKWVVILPLCDVSASEISKAIINIFFLYGPPQKIIMDQRDEFIHQINVELRGLFGTKQIVISHASQTVNPTESTPSTIKTFLSKYCADHPDNWDDHLSAVSFAFNVTHVESTKNTPYFQMFNRNPCVPETSDILREVDGDNTSMFARILGAIKEADKIMENKTTSADQMEDNNFDELNKSKIIVKKKPKQLNPFHLKVGHEVLRQRKNWWKDGRFQSEWVGPCVIDYITESGCAVLRDNTGTRLKRPIKMSHLKPYVRESSEQDSLYLLQGSVVADHDYIGLPEIPVGAYQASILVEDATIGVVENELLTSSKDRELLEYRNAKISPLIEDHSTLEKQTFSLLDSSNLEYLT; via the exons ATGGGCCCATTTCATACAAGCaacagaagtcatgtgtatgctATAATCATGACAGATTTGTTCACAAAATGGGTTGTGATTTTGCCTCTATGTGATGTTTCAGCATCAGAAATTTCTAAAGCTAttatcaatatatttttcttatatggaCCTCCTCAGAAAATAATAATGGACCAAAGAGATGAGTTCATTCATCAG atCAATGTTGAACTTCGTGGATTGTTTGGCACAAAGCAAATTGTAATTTCTCATGCCTCCCAAACTGTGAATCCAACTGAAAGTACACCCAGCACCATCAAAACGTTTCTCTCCAAGTACTGTGCCGACCACCCAGACAACTGGGACGACCACCTGTCAGCCGTTTCATTTGCCTTCAATGTGACTCACGTG GAGTCTACTAAAAACACaccatattttcaaatgtttaatcgAAATCCTTGTGTGCCTGAGACTTCAGATATTCTTCGAGAAGTGGATGGTGATAATACAAGTATGTTTGCCAGAATTCTAGGTGCAATTAAAGAAGCTGATAAAATAATGGAGAATAAGACAACTTCAGCAGACCAG atGGAGGACAACAATTTTGATGaactaaataaaagcaaaatcattgttaaaaagaaaccaaagcaaTTAAATCCATTTCATCTAAAAGTGGGTCATGAAGTTTTAAGACAAAGGAAGAATTGGTGGAAGGATGGTCGTTTTCAGTCCGAATGGGTTGGTCCTTGTGTCATAGATTATATTACAGAAAGTGGATGTGCAGTTCTGAGAGACAACACTGGGACTAGACTTAAAAGACCTATCAAAATGTCCCACCTTAAGCCGTATGTGAGAGAATCCAGTGAACAAG ACAGTCTTTATCTCCTGCAAGGTTCAGTAGTGGCAGATCATGACTACATTGGATTGCCTGAAATTCCAGTTGGAGCATACCAAGCCAGTATTCTGGTAGAAGATGCAACTATTGGTGTAGTCGAGAATGAATTACTGACATCAAGCAAGGATCGTGAACTACTAGAATACAGAAATGCCAAAATCTCTCCATTGATAGAGGATCATAGTACTCTTGAAAAGCAGACTTTCAGTCTTTTGGACTCTTCAAACCTTGAGTACTTAACTTAG